In Streptomyces sp. RFCAC02, the following proteins share a genomic window:
- a CDS encoding AbgT family transporter has product MQETLAQSPGGSGGPGPGGTSLLDRVLGGIERAGNRLPHPFFLFCGLFVLLAAISSVLAAAGADVTVPGSGETLEIKGLFTGEGLQWLLENLVPNFTGFPSLGTVMLMMMAVGVAERSGLLETVVRATIARAPARFLPYVVAFVACQGHVMSDISILVIPPLAALAFRSAGRNPVAGLIGGFACTCAGYAAGFVVGSLDALYVGITEQATAVLPMGADSPTHILVNYFFTAVASALLGLLGGFLIDKVLEPRLPEPEADPSAEFGADGVTTEVTAIQRRGLLWAGLVLLVYAVIVIGGWLIPGSPLRGEGGALVPSPLLSGVIPVLFVAFLVCGVVYGAVVKTVAKPEDVPRMMGESVTSMSSYIVLIFAIAQVIAVFNWSNVGTLLAVKCAAGLESIGLTGFTGIVLFVLLVTLLNLFITSGSALWSLMAPVFVPTFMLLGMEPALTQAAFRIGDSATQMITPMNPYLFLTLALLRRYEPSAQLGTLLSRLSIFVVPYLIAWLAVLGIFYGFDIPLGPGADIHMP; this is encoded by the coding sequence ATGCAGGAGACCCTCGCCCAGTCCCCGGGCGGCTCCGGGGGTCCCGGACCGGGAGGCACCAGCCTCCTCGACCGGGTCCTCGGCGGCATCGAACGCGCGGGCAACCGCCTGCCGCACCCGTTCTTCCTCTTCTGCGGGCTCTTCGTCCTGCTCGCCGCCATCTCCAGCGTCCTCGCCGCCGCCGGCGCGGACGTGACGGTGCCGGGCAGCGGCGAGACCCTGGAGATCAAGGGCCTGTTCACGGGCGAGGGTCTCCAGTGGCTGCTGGAGAACCTCGTCCCCAACTTCACCGGATTCCCCTCGCTCGGCACCGTCATGCTGATGATGATGGCCGTGGGCGTCGCCGAGCGGTCCGGTCTGCTGGAGACCGTGGTGCGGGCCACCATCGCCCGCGCCCCGGCCCGCTTCCTGCCGTACGTCGTGGCGTTCGTGGCCTGCCAGGGCCACGTGATGAGCGACATATCGATCCTCGTCATCCCGCCGCTGGCCGCGCTCGCGTTCCGCAGCGCCGGGCGCAACCCCGTCGCCGGCCTCATCGGCGGCTTCGCCTGCACCTGCGCCGGCTACGCGGCCGGGTTCGTCGTCGGCTCCCTCGACGCCCTGTACGTGGGCATCACCGAGCAGGCCACCGCCGTCCTGCCGATGGGCGCCGACTCCCCGACCCACATCCTGGTCAACTACTTCTTCACGGCCGTCGCGAGCGCCCTCCTCGGCCTTCTCGGCGGTTTCCTCATCGACAAGGTGCTGGAGCCCCGTCTGCCCGAGCCGGAGGCTGACCCGTCCGCCGAGTTCGGCGCCGACGGCGTGACGACCGAGGTCACCGCGATCCAGCGGCGCGGCCTGCTGTGGGCCGGGCTCGTCCTGCTGGTCTACGCCGTGATCGTCATCGGCGGCTGGCTGATCCCCGGCAGCCCGCTGCGCGGCGAGGGCGGCGCGCTCGTGCCCTCCCCGCTGCTGAGCGGCGTCATCCCGGTCCTGTTCGTGGCGTTCCTGGTGTGCGGCGTCGTGTACGGCGCGGTCGTGAAGACCGTCGCGAAGCCCGAGGACGTGCCGCGGATGATGGGCGAGTCCGTCACCAGCATGTCGTCCTACATCGTGCTGATCTTCGCGATCGCGCAGGTCATCGCCGTCTTCAACTGGTCGAACGTCGGCACCCTGCTGGCCGTGAAGTGCGCCGCGGGACTGGAGTCCATCGGGCTCACCGGCTTCACCGGCATCGTCCTGTTCGTCCTGCTGGTGACCCTGCTGAACCTGTTCATCACCTCGGGCTCCGCCCTGTGGTCCCTCATGGCGCCGGTCTTCGTGCCGACGTTCATGCTGCTCGGCATGGAGCCGGCGCTCACCCAGGCGGCGTTCCGCATCGGTGACTCGGCCACGCAGATGATCACCCCGATGAACCCGTACCTGTTCCTGACGCTCGCCCTGCTGCGGCGGTACGAGCCCTCGGCGCAGCTCGGCACCCTGCTGTCGCGGCTGTCGATCTTCGTGGTGCCCTACCTCATCGCGTGGCTCGCGGTGCTCGGCATCTTCTACGGGTTCGACATCCCGCTCGGCCCGGGCGCGGACATCCACATGCCCTGA
- a CDS encoding MMPL family transporter encodes MSAFLFRLGRWAFRRRRLVLGIWLAAAVVAALTSVLSGGTTTDVFTIPGTEAQRTTDLLERRLPAFGGGQTQVVLAAEGSAKVTDPGPRAGIEEAFRALADVPQAASATGPFDGDSPQVSRDGTVALGTVQFRTDPGTVEQSTLDAVERAVRPAERAGLRVEYSGSVYPGWQTEVSELPELAGLVIALVILLITFGALAAALLPVVTAVIGIAITMTGVTAAAALVDIASASTTVALMLGLSCGIDYGLFILFRHRDNLLNGIPGERAAGLATGTAGGSVVFAALTVVIALLGLSVVGIPFLTVMGVCAAVSVLIAMLIALTLLPAFLGFAGDRVVRFVRPPGRPGRPEHVARRSATEPGHGAGAAWARFVVRARVPLLIGGIVLLGLLALPATQMRLGLPSGASKPESDTQRRAYDLVADGFGPGANGPLLVVADGVDGEEPVRRVTGALGDLPGVATAQPLAQRDGLAVIQVVPRTGPSDQGTADLVHRIRDRRDDLAAGTGAHLTVGGSTASDIDVSAKLSSALPVFLVVVVGLAFILLTFAFRTFLVPLKSIAGFLLSVCAAFGAQVAMFQWGWGRHLLDITPTETVSFLPIIMLAIIFGLSSDYEVFVVSRVKEEYTATGDARAAVEHGTGRAARVVTAAALIMFSIFVAFMVTDDPIIRSIGFSFAVGVLLDAFVVRLTLVPAVMALAGRRIWSHPRWFDRFLPDPDIEGHRLTEPHARHAGGT; translated from the coding sequence ATGTCCGCGTTTCTGTTCCGGCTGGGGCGGTGGGCGTTCCGGCGGCGCCGCCTGGTCCTCGGCATCTGGCTCGCCGCCGCCGTCGTGGCCGCCCTGACCTCCGTCCTGAGCGGCGGCACCACCACCGACGTGTTCACCATCCCCGGCACCGAGGCCCAGCGCACCACCGACCTGCTGGAGCGCAGGCTCCCCGCCTTCGGCGGCGGGCAGACGCAGGTCGTCCTCGCCGCCGAAGGATCGGCGAAGGTCACCGACCCCGGACCGCGCGCCGGGATCGAGGAGGCGTTCCGCGCGCTCGCGGACGTCCCGCAGGCCGCGTCCGCCACCGGCCCGTTCGACGGCGACAGCCCCCAGGTGTCGCGCGACGGCACGGTGGCCCTCGGCACCGTCCAGTTCCGCACCGACCCCGGCACCGTCGAGCAGAGCACCCTCGACGCGGTGGAACGGGCCGTGCGCCCCGCCGAGCGCGCCGGCCTGCGGGTCGAGTACTCCGGCAGCGTCTACCCCGGCTGGCAGACGGAGGTCTCCGAACTGCCGGAACTCGCCGGACTCGTCATCGCCCTCGTCATCCTGCTGATCACCTTCGGCGCGCTCGCCGCCGCCCTCCTGCCCGTCGTCACGGCCGTCATCGGCATCGCCATCACCATGACGGGCGTCACCGCCGCCGCGGCCCTGGTGGACATCGCGTCGGCCTCCACGACGGTCGCCCTCATGCTCGGCCTGTCCTGCGGCATCGACTACGGCCTGTTCATCCTCTTCCGCCACCGGGACAACCTGCTGAACGGCATCCCCGGCGAGCGGGCGGCCGGGCTCGCCACCGGCACGGCGGGCGGCTCCGTCGTCTTCGCCGCGCTCACCGTCGTCATCGCGCTGCTCGGCCTGTCCGTCGTCGGCATCCCCTTCCTCACCGTCATGGGCGTGTGCGCGGCCGTGTCCGTGCTGATCGCCATGCTGATCGCCCTCACCCTGCTGCCGGCCTTCCTCGGCTTCGCGGGCGACCGCGTCGTGCGGTTCGTGCGCCCGCCGGGCCGCCCCGGCCGGCCCGAGCACGTCGCCCGCCGCTCGGCCACCGAGCCCGGGCACGGCGCCGGCGCCGCCTGGGCGCGGTTCGTCGTGCGCGCACGCGTCCCACTGCTCATCGGCGGCATCGTCCTCCTCGGGCTTCTCGCCCTGCCCGCCACGCAGATGCGGCTCGGCCTGCCGAGCGGCGCGTCCAAGCCCGAGTCCGACACGCAGCGCAGGGCCTACGACCTGGTCGCCGACGGGTTCGGCCCCGGGGCGAACGGCCCGCTGCTCGTCGTCGCCGATGGCGTGGACGGCGAGGAGCCGGTCCGGCGCGTCACCGGCGCGCTCGGTGACCTGCCCGGCGTCGCCACGGCGCAGCCCCTCGCGCAGCGCGACGGCCTCGCCGTCATCCAGGTCGTCCCGCGCACCGGGCCGAGCGACCAGGGCACCGCCGACCTCGTCCACCGCATCCGCGACCGGCGCGACGACCTCGCCGCCGGCACCGGCGCCCACCTCACGGTCGGCGGCAGCACCGCCTCCGACATCGACGTGTCCGCCAAGCTGTCCTCCGCCCTGCCCGTCTTCCTCGTCGTGGTCGTCGGCCTGGCGTTCATCCTGCTGACGTTCGCCTTCCGCACCTTCCTCGTGCCGCTGAAGTCCATCGCCGGGTTCCTGCTGTCGGTGTGCGCCGCCTTCGGCGCGCAGGTCGCCATGTTCCAGTGGGGCTGGGGGCGGCACCTGCTGGACATCACCCCCACCGAGACCGTCAGCTTCCTGCCGATCATCATGCTGGCGATCATCTTCGGCCTCTCCAGCGACTACGAGGTGTTCGTCGTCTCGCGGGTCAAGGAGGAGTACACGGCGACCGGTGACGCGCGGGCCGCGGTCGAGCACGGCACCGGACGGGCCGCCCGCGTCGTCACGGCGGCGGCCCTCATCATGTTCTCGATCTTCGTCGCCTTCATGGTGACGGACGACCCGATCATCCGGTCGATCGGTTTCAGCTTCGCTGTGGGCGTGCTCCTGGACGCGTTCGTGGTGCGCCTGACGCTGGTGCCTGCCGTCATGGCGCTCGCGGGACGCCGCATCTGGTCGCACCCGCGCTGGTTCGACCGCTTCCTGCCCGACCCGGACATCGAGGGCCACCGGCTCACGGAGCCGCACGCGCGGCACGCCGGCGGGACGTGA